From Butyricimonas paravirosa, one genomic window encodes:
- a CDS encoding sigma-54-dependent transcriptional regulator, whose amino-acid sequence MAKQGTILVVDDNKAVLNALEMLLAGVFREVITIRTPNQIEAILESGRVDVVLLDMNFSAGINTGNEGLYWLSRIKGYAAEIPVVLFTAYADIDLAVRAVKEGATDFVVKPWDNAKLVATLLAAYRLHESRREVKQLKAKEEVLKGQLSPERTVVWGESDVMRRVRQLIEKVAVTDANVLITGENGTGKEIVAREIHSLSGRKGEVMISVDMGAITETLFESELFGHVKGAFTDAREDRVGKFEAANKGTLFLDEIGNLSYALQSKLLATLQSRKVIRVGSNKPIDVNIRLICATNSDLPRMVKEGTFREDLLYRINTIHVEVPPLRERGNDILLLAEAFLRDYGRKYRKPDLSFSSETRQRLLGYSWPGNVRELQHTVEKAVIMCDRQVLTPEDFLFKSEPGEMAPLETLEDMEREMIRKALERHEGNLSAVASRLGITRQTLYNKMKKFNL is encoded by the coding sequence ATGGCGAAACAGGGAACCATACTGGTAGTGGACGATAACAAGGCCGTGCTGAACGCTTTGGAGATGCTGTTGGCAGGAGTGTTCCGGGAGGTAATTACGATCCGAACCCCGAATCAGATTGAGGCAATCCTCGAATCCGGTCGGGTGGACGTGGTATTGTTAGATATGAATTTCTCGGCGGGAATCAATACCGGGAACGAAGGACTTTATTGGTTGTCGAGGATCAAAGGATATGCCGCGGAAATCCCCGTGGTCCTGTTCACGGCTTACGCGGACATTGATCTGGCGGTGCGAGCCGTGAAGGAAGGAGCGACAGACTTTGTCGTCAAGCCGTGGGATAATGCCAAGCTCGTGGCAACCCTGTTGGCGGCGTATCGTCTGCATGAATCCCGACGAGAGGTAAAACAACTTAAAGCAAAGGAAGAGGTACTGAAAGGGCAGCTTTCCCCGGAACGAACCGTCGTGTGGGGAGAGTCGGATGTCATGCGCCGGGTACGTCAATTGATTGAAAAAGTGGCGGTCACCGATGCGAACGTATTGATTACCGGGGAAAACGGTACGGGAAAAGAGATCGTGGCAAGGGAAATTCACTCCTTGTCGGGGCGGAAAGGGGAGGTGATGATTTCGGTGGATATGGGAGCAATCACGGAAACCCTTTTCGAAAGTGAGTTGTTCGGTCACGTGAAAGGGGCTTTCACCGATGCACGGGAAGATCGTGTCGGGAAATTCGAGGCGGCAAACAAGGGTACGTTATTTTTGGATGAAATTGGAAACTTGTCATACGCCCTGCAATCCAAGCTACTGGCAACCCTGCAAAGCCGGAAAGTGATCCGCGTGGGATCGAATAAACCGATCGACGTCAACATCCGTCTGATCTGTGCCACGAATAGCGACTTACCCCGGATGGTCAAAGAAGGTACTTTCCGGGAAGATTTACTTTATCGCATCAACACGATCCACGTGGAAGTCCCCCCGTTACGGGAAAGAGGGAATGATATTCTGTTACTGGCAGAGGCCTTTTTACGGGACTACGGCAGGAAATACCGGAAACCCGATTTGTCCTTTTCCAGTGAGACCCGGCAACGGCTGTTAGGATATTCATGGCCGGGAAACGTGCGGGAATTACAGCACACCGTGGAAAAAGCCGTGATCATGTGCGATCGGCAGGTACTCACCCCCGAAGATTTCCTGTTCAAAAGCGAGCCGGGCGAGATGGCTCCCTTGGAAACCCTCGAAGATATGGAACGGGAGATGATCCGCAAGGCTTTGGAACGGCACGAGGGCAATTTGTCGGCTGTCGCGTCCCGGCTAGGAATCACCCGGCAAACCCTGTATAACAAGATGAAAAAATTCAATCTGTAA
- a CDS encoding TlpA disulfide reductase family protein, whose protein sequence is MKGKSLLFGLCLCLWTSLGWGQRVIEVPWYETTNTYMFDIIKMELTDEATIITGQVKYFPNEWFRVVGRTVLRGESGKEYKLLKAEGIKLNEQVFLPESGQMTFQLYFEPVDAGEKKVDYVEGNHETDWRIGGIVLDEKPQKLEKESDCLIRGKVLGHPSSYRLVLMGYYDDNRIQEPYAIIPVRNGKFEYLCKLGESKMYWLVFTDELAKSSYRPVSFFIEPGEVEITIQPEDAYTDSETRGKEVNEQYQRYQQLREEQFHFSTIYRQYDSLSEPALYYTPRALELHELMSQNYENKQKSDSLDAIYQQLKKENKECTPQAIALNEKYKNLRKEEQKWKEGYMEKYPSVATYFLLMDDLRHWVDYRVHGFPEELEILSFKDLPRLENMYYTIYKPMFPKHSYTELIATMLQSLKQIEVGGHYIDFTAPDFEGNPVTLSEQIKGKVALIDLWASWCGPCRRSSKSMIPVYEKYKSKGFTIVGVAREKTVQTAKAAALQDGYPWLNLVELNDAGNIWFKYCVGNSGGGTFLVDQEGKILTISPTAEDVERILEKMLK, encoded by the coding sequence ATGAAAGGTAAAAGCTTGCTCTTCGGATTGTGCTTGTGTCTCTGGACATCGTTGGGATGGGGACAACGAGTGATTGAAGTCCCGTGGTACGAGACCACCAACACGTATATGTTTGATATTATAAAAATGGAACTGACCGATGAGGCGACGATTATCACGGGACAAGTGAAATATTTCCCTAACGAGTGGTTTCGGGTTGTGGGACGCACGGTATTAAGAGGGGAAAGTGGTAAAGAGTACAAGCTCTTAAAAGCTGAGGGAATCAAACTGAATGAACAGGTATTTTTACCGGAATCCGGGCAGATGACTTTTCAACTTTATTTCGAACCTGTGGATGCCGGGGAGAAAAAGGTGGATTACGTGGAGGGAAACCACGAAACGGACTGGCGGATTGGGGGAATCGTGTTGGATGAGAAACCGCAAAAACTGGAAAAGGAGAGCGATTGCCTGATCCGGGGGAAGGTGCTGGGACACCCGTCGAGCTATCGGTTGGTGCTGATGGGTTATTATGACGATAATCGGATTCAAGAACCATACGCCATTATACCTGTTCGAAACGGGAAGTTCGAATACCTGTGCAAATTAGGAGAGAGCAAAATGTACTGGCTTGTGTTTACCGACGAACTGGCAAAATCTTCTTATCGTCCGGTAAGTTTTTTTATTGAACCGGGGGAAGTCGAGATTACGATTCAGCCGGAAGATGCCTATACGGATTCGGAAACTCGTGGAAAAGAGGTCAACGAGCAGTATCAACGTTATCAGCAATTGAGAGAAGAACAATTTCATTTTAGCACGATATATCGTCAATATGATTCGTTGAGTGAGCCTGCGCTTTATTATACGCCTAGGGCCTTGGAATTGCATGAGTTGATGTCTCAAAATTACGAGAATAAGCAAAAGTCTGATAGTTTGGATGCTATTTACCAGCAGTTAAAGAAGGAGAACAAAGAGTGTACCCCGCAAGCAATAGCGTTGAACGAAAAATATAAAAATCTAAGGAAAGAAGAGCAGAAATGGAAAGAGGGATACATGGAAAAGTATCCGTCGGTGGCGACCTATTTCCTGTTAATGGATGATTTAAGACATTGGGTGGATTACCGGGTACATGGCTTTCCCGAAGAACTTGAGATTTTGTCTTTTAAAGACTTGCCGCGTCTGGAAAATATGTATTACACCATCTATAAACCCATGTTCCCCAAACATTCATACACGGAGTTAATTGCTACCATGCTCCAGTCATTAAAACAGATAGAAGTGGGTGGACATTACATCGACTTTACTGCCCCGGACTTCGAGGGAAATCCCGTGACGTTATCCGAGCAGATAAAAGGAAAGGTGGCTTTGATAGACCTGTGGGCTTCTTGGTGTGGACCGTGTCGACGGTCGTCGAAAAGTATGATTCCCGTATATGAGAAATACAAATCCAAGGGTTTCACGATCGTCGGGGTTGCCCGTGAAAAGACGGTGCAAACAGCGAAAGCTGCGGCCCTTCAAGATGGCTACCCGTGGTTGAACCTCGTGGAACTCAACGATGCCGGGAACATTTGGTTTAAATATTGTGTCGGTAATTCCGGAGGAGGAACTTTTTTGGTGGACCAAGAGGGGAAAATTTTAACCATCAGTCCGACAGCCGAGGACGTGGAGCGTATTTTAGAAAAGATGTTGAAGTAG
- a CDS encoding ABC transporter ATP-binding protein yields the protein MIRIEHLSKVFRTEEVETTALNDVSLHVKQGEFVAIMGPSGCGKSTLLNIIGLLDNPTSGNYYFNGQEVGHLKEKQRTQVRKGNIGFVFQSFNLIDELNVYENVELPLIYLKKKASEKKELVTSILDRMNISHRVKHFPQQLSGGQQQRVAIARAVVAGPKLILADEPTGNLDSKNGAEVMNLLTELNQEGTTIVMVTHSQHDASYAHRVVHLFDGQIVTELENREIL from the coding sequence ATGATAAGAATTGAGCATTTAAGTAAAGTATTTCGCACCGAAGAGGTCGAAACAACAGCGTTGAACGATGTGTCCCTTCACGTGAAACAGGGAGAATTTGTGGCCATTATGGGACCTTCCGGTTGTGGTAAGTCAACCTTATTAAATATCATCGGTTTGTTGGATAACCCGACCTCCGGGAATTATTATTTCAACGGGCAGGAAGTCGGGCATTTAAAAGAGAAACAGCGGACGCAGGTTCGCAAGGGGAACATCGGTTTCGTGTTCCAGAGTTTTAACCTGATTGACGAGTTGAATGTCTATGAGAACGTGGAATTACCCTTGATCTACCTGAAGAAAAAGGCGTCGGAGAAAAAAGAACTGGTCACGTCGATTCTCGACCGGATGAACATTAGTCACCGGGTCAAGCACTTCCCGCAGCAACTTTCCGGGGGACAACAGCAGCGGGTTGCCATTGCCCGTGCCGTCGTGGCAGGTCCCAAGCTGATTCTTGCCGACGAGCCGACCGGAAACCTCGATTCCAAAAACGGGGCGGAAGTCATGAACTTGTTGACCGAGCTGAACCAAGAGGGAACCACCATTGTCATGGTGACCCATTCCCAGCACGACGCCTCGTATGCCCATCGGGTAGTTCATCTCTTTGACGGACAAATCGTGACCGAGCTGGAAAATCGGGAAATTCTCTGA
- a CDS encoding TolC family protein: MILKRYSILLSILTSGLLVNGQNREWSLQECIDYGVEKSLSMQQRELQNKNDKLDVRDATLSLLPSVSGISPGVNYSFGRGIDPETNTYTNTRYMSVGGFGVGSSLTVFAGFSNINRLRAAKLSRLMGWEETENQANQIAIQVMNAFFTLLYAEEEVRITQEQVENSRLRLKKIEREYELGKKPKSDLFEMQAQQASVEFRLITAQNNCLNAQANLKYIMNYNAEEELKIDARSVSEVHPELHELKTKEVFTQALQTLPEIKLAAYQIRSAQLGVYSARAGLYPSISISGSISFGNYSDQRSGDFFSQITDRNQIGKGFSIGMSIPFYSGLSRRSSLQRAKHNYQSSKIQYQQTERALYNEIQQALQDLKSCTQRYRIAVQRENFSTLSYNAARKRYEQGLITIIDLNTTSNSLLEAKYDVLRARLDYVMQKRMIDFYQGKPLQLKIEN; the protein is encoded by the coding sequence ATGATATTAAAGCGATATTCCATTCTATTGAGCATTTTAACATCCGGCTTGCTTGTCAACGGGCAAAACCGGGAATGGAGCCTTCAGGAGTGTATTGATTACGGCGTGGAGAAAAGTCTTTCCATGCAACAACGGGAGCTACAAAATAAAAACGATAAACTGGACGTGCGGGATGCCACGCTCTCGCTCCTACCCTCCGTTAGTGGGATTTCTCCCGGCGTCAATTACAGTTTCGGTCGGGGAATTGACCCGGAAACCAACACGTACACGAATACCCGCTATATGTCGGTCGGGGGATTCGGCGTAGGCAGTAGCCTGACCGTGTTTGCCGGGTTCAGTAATATCAATCGCCTGCGAGCTGCCAAGTTAAGCCGCCTGATGGGATGGGAAGAAACCGAGAACCAAGCCAACCAGATCGCCATACAGGTGATGAATGCTTTCTTCACGTTATTATACGCCGAGGAAGAGGTTCGGATCACGCAGGAACAGGTGGAAAACTCCCGGTTGCGTCTCAAAAAGATCGAACGGGAATACGAGTTAGGGAAAAAGCCGAAAAGCGATCTTTTCGAGATGCAGGCGCAGCAAGCCTCCGTGGAGTTCCGGCTGATCACGGCACAAAATAATTGTCTCAACGCACAGGCTAATCTTAAATATATTATGAATTATAACGCGGAAGAGGAGTTAAAGATTGATGCCCGGTCGGTTTCCGAAGTTCACCCGGAACTCCACGAGTTGAAGACCAAAGAGGTTTTCACGCAAGCACTCCAGACGCTGCCGGAAATCAAATTGGCCGCTTACCAAATTCGTTCCGCACAACTCGGTGTGTACTCGGCAAGAGCCGGGTTATATCCCTCGATCAGTATTAGCGGAAGTATCTCTTTCGGAAATTACAGTGACCAGCGTTCGGGTGATTTCTTCTCGCAAATCACGGACCGCAACCAGATCGGGAAAGGGTTCAGCATCGGCATGAGTATTCCCTTCTACTCCGGTCTGAGCCGCCGTTCCAGCCTCCAAAGAGCCAAACACAATTATCAATCATCGAAGATACAATACCAACAGACGGAACGAGCATTATATAACGAGATACAACAAGCCCTGCAGGATTTAAAGTCCTGCACCCAGCGCTACCGGATTGCCGTGCAGCGAGAGAATTTCAGCACTCTCTCCTACAACGCCGCCCGCAAACGTTACGAGCAAGGACTAATCACCATCATCGACCTGAACACGACTTCCAACAGCCTCCTCGAAGCAAAGTACGACGTGCTGCGAGCCCGCTTGGACTACGTGATGCAGAAAAGGATGATTGATTTTTATCAAGGAAAACCGTTACAATTGAAAATTGAGAATTGA
- a CDS encoding efflux RND transporter periplasmic adaptor subunit, giving the protein MDRLIEQKRGIKRKHIPYLIGGIFILWFAGWAVFGNHESALRVDKEKVTIEDVSQGIFHDYIRIMGNVEPLTFSQLTVQEGGSVKEILVEEGEMVKAGEVIIRLESKNLETEILNSKDRFAEEENSVQNSLLDLEREELNLQQERLTLELDVERKKRKYLQNKQLFEEDLIAKEEYLVAKEDYEYAIHNRELITEKQTKDSIRRHSQVIMLKQKMENARRNLRLTQERHARLNVCAPIDGQLSDLNVEIGQVVGAGSQIGKINVLNDYKVMAQIDEHYIDRVRKGLTATLERQGKDYQMGVIKVYPDVKDGQFKTDLEFTTTVPPNIRTGQTYHLNLQLGAADESILIPRGTFYQSTGGQWIYVLSPDGTEAFRRKIKIGKQNPRYYQVTEGLQPGEKIITSGYEMFGDNERLIFK; this is encoded by the coding sequence GTGGATCGACTAATAGAACAAAAAAGAGGAATTAAGAGGAAACATATACCTTACCTCATCGGGGGAATATTTATTCTTTGGTTTGCCGGGTGGGCCGTGTTCGGCAATCACGAATCGGCTTTGCGGGTGGACAAGGAGAAAGTGACTATCGAAGACGTGAGTCAAGGGATATTCCATGATTATATCCGGATCATGGGGAACGTGGAACCGTTGACGTTCTCGCAATTAACCGTGCAAGAAGGGGGAAGCGTGAAAGAGATTCTCGTGGAAGAGGGAGAAATGGTGAAGGCAGGCGAGGTTATTATCCGGCTCGAAAGTAAGAATCTGGAAACGGAGATACTGAATAGCAAGGATCGGTTTGCCGAGGAAGAGAACTCCGTGCAGAATAGCTTGCTGGACTTGGAACGGGAAGAGCTGAACCTGCAACAGGAGCGGTTGACGCTGGAGCTTGACGTGGAACGGAAGAAACGAAAATACTTGCAAAACAAGCAACTTTTCGAGGAAGACTTGATCGCCAAGGAAGAGTATCTCGTGGCCAAGGAAGATTACGAGTACGCCATCCACAACCGGGAGCTGATCACGGAGAAACAAACGAAAGATTCCATTCGCCGCCACTCGCAGGTCATTATGCTCAAGCAAAAAATGGAGAATGCCCGGCGTAACCTGCGACTGACACAGGAACGCCATGCCCGGCTTAACGTGTGCGCCCCGATCGACGGGCAGTTGAGCGACCTGAACGTGGAGATCGGTCAGGTGGTAGGGGCCGGCAGCCAGATCGGGAAGATCAACGTGTTGAACGATTACAAGGTGATGGCACAAATCGATGAACATTATATCGACCGGGTACGCAAGGGGCTGACTGCCACGTTGGAGCGACAAGGGAAGGATTACCAGATGGGGGTGATCAAGGTGTACCCCGACGTGAAGGACGGGCAATTCAAGACCGACTTGGAGTTCACGACTACCGTCCCTCCCAATATCCGGACGGGACAGACGTACCATCTGAACCTGCAACTCGGCGCAGCGGACGAATCGATACTGATTCCCAGAGGTACTTTTTACCAAAGCACCGGGGGACAATGGATATACGTGTTGTCGCCCGACGGGACAGAGGCTTTCCGGCGAAAAATAAAAATCGGCAAACAGAATCCCCGTTATTATCAAGTGACGGAAGGACTTCAACCGGGTGAAAAGATCATCACGTCGGGATACGAAATGTTTGGCGACAATGAACGACTTATTTTCAAGTGA
- a CDS encoding ABC transporter permease — protein sequence MYHLKLVGRQIFQRKGYFVINTIGLAVALTASVFIYTFLVKEWQTNTFHENVDHIYRITVQTDGNTHWGAEVCSSLGEIAKAELPEVADYTRIITAREMKIRWENDDHYQTGISCGYADRQLFSMFTFPLVTGSIQAFEHPGWVVISESIARRHFKDANPIGKLVYLENLYTSGSISTFRIAGVMKDMPPRSSIQADVILDFSVIEHSFRYNMGNAVQTFIQLTDGADVQKVEEQLLQIEYRESDYIREQKELLQLQPLREMYLHSDHIQDFDLSFAQGSGTFNWILFGILLLILSLAFCNYLIIKLALADKNAERFAIQKYFGSSNRNIFAQVLQEIGIYTVTAFALTVVLTFIFYPYFAQIISPKHPFPFYLSGTEVIGFLLIFLLFAGCVGGITYGHISRKLNSSGLKNTFASSRSSLDLKKILMVAQLTIFCGLLFFSIVFLRQIDYLQNKPLGYNNRNTISFDWPNPYEITSLKEELSRHPDVLAVSCGALLPIGNWSHWDIHLAEQPEKSIQSYSLLCDEDFLRTYQLKLVEGRDAKTKVTTPGIYSRKPVDVVEIVVNQKFVRQMELSHPIGTLLSDGTAKMQIVGIVQDFHYRSLYEPIQPVMIGSDLPGVSFTLIVRYREGKRSEMIHYLQQLHETRHPETLMSYQEYPYSELYEREIMLGHLVYIFTGIALLIGGMGVIAFSVFIAESKTKEIALRKVNGASEGQIMIYLNRIFTRQVAVACVVGIPCSYLICRQWLQGFAYKVTISPWITVCVIGVSLLLVVLVTGWQIRRATRRNPIDTLKTE from the coding sequence ATGTATCATCTCAAACTGGTAGGACGTCAGATTTTTCAACGGAAAGGCTATTTCGTGATCAACACGATCGGGCTGGCCGTGGCTCTCACCGCCTCCGTATTTATTTATACTTTTCTGGTAAAAGAGTGGCAGACAAACACGTTCCACGAGAATGTTGACCACATTTACCGGATCACGGTTCAAACCGACGGGAATACCCACTGGGGGGCAGAGGTTTGCAGCTCGCTGGGAGAGATTGCCAAAGCGGAACTGCCGGAAGTGGCTGACTATACCCGGATCATCACGGCACGGGAGATGAAAATTCGTTGGGAGAATGACGATCATTATCAAACCGGGATTTCCTGCGGGTACGCGGATCGACAATTGTTCAGTATGTTCACGTTCCCGCTCGTGACGGGGAGTATTCAAGCCTTCGAACACCCCGGCTGGGTGGTGATTTCGGAAAGTATTGCCCGACGTCACTTTAAGGATGCAAATCCCATAGGGAAACTGGTATATCTGGAAAACCTGTACACGAGTGGAAGTATTTCAACATTCCGGATTGCCGGGGTCATGAAGGATATGCCACCCCGTTCATCCATTCAAGCCGACGTGATTCTGGATTTTTCCGTGATAGAACATTCGTTCCGGTACAACATGGGAAACGCCGTGCAGACGTTTATTCAATTAACCGACGGGGCGGATGTCCAAAAGGTAGAAGAGCAATTACTTCAAATTGAATACCGGGAGTCTGATTATATCCGAGAACAAAAAGAGCTATTGCAGTTGCAACCGTTACGGGAAATGTACCTGCACTCGGATCACATACAAGATTTTGACCTCTCCTTTGCCCAAGGGTCGGGAACTTTTAACTGGATTCTGTTCGGAATCCTCTTACTCATCCTGTCGCTGGCATTTTGTAATTACCTCATCATCAAACTGGCTCTAGCGGATAAAAACGCAGAACGGTTTGCCATACAAAAATATTTCGGGAGTAGTAATCGAAATATTTTCGCGCAGGTATTGCAGGAAATAGGCATATATACCGTGACGGCCTTCGCCCTGACGGTCGTGCTGACCTTTATTTTTTATCCCTATTTCGCACAAATCATTTCGCCCAAGCATCCCTTCCCATTTTATTTGAGCGGAACGGAAGTCATCGGTTTCCTGCTCATCTTCCTGCTATTTGCCGGATGTGTTGGGGGAATTACTTACGGACATATCAGCCGAAAACTCAACTCTTCCGGACTAAAAAACACGTTTGCCTCTTCCCGCTCATCGCTGGATTTGAAGAAAATTCTGATGGTTGCCCAGCTAACGATCTTCTGCGGGTTGCTTTTTTTCTCCATCGTGTTTCTCCGACAAATAGATTATCTCCAAAATAAACCGCTGGGTTACAATAACCGGAACACGATTTCTTTCGATTGGCCGAATCCTTACGAGATCACGTCTCTGAAGGAAGAGTTGTCGCGACACCCGGACGTGCTGGCCGTGAGTTGCGGGGCCTTACTCCCAATCGGGAACTGGTCGCACTGGGATATTCATTTGGCCGAGCAACCGGAAAAAAGCATACAATCCTACTCGCTTTTGTGTGACGAAGATTTCCTCCGTACCTACCAGTTAAAACTCGTGGAAGGACGGGATGCCAAAACGAAGGTCACGACACCGGGAATTTATTCCCGTAAACCCGTGGACGTCGTGGAGATTGTCGTGAACCAGAAGTTCGTGCGGCAAATGGAATTGAGTCACCCGATCGGAACGCTACTGAGTGACGGAACCGCCAAAATGCAAATCGTGGGGATCGTGCAGGACTTCCACTACCGTTCACTCTATGAACCGATTCAACCCGTCATGATCGGTAGTGACCTTCCGGGAGTATCGTTCACCCTCATCGTCCGGTACCGGGAAGGGAAACGAAGCGAGATGATCCATTACCTGCAACAATTACACGAAACCCGTCACCCGGAAACGCTGATGAGCTATCAAGAATATCCCTATTCCGAACTATACGAGCGGGAAATCATGCTGGGACATCTCGTGTATATATTCACGGGCATCGCCCTATTGATCGGGGGCATGGGAGTAATTGCCTTTTCCGTTTTCATCGCCGAGAGTAAGACCAAAGAGATCGCTCTCCGCAAGGTGAACGGGGCCTCGGAAGGGCAAATTATGATTTACCTGAACCGTATTTTCACGAGGCAAGTAGCGGTCGCCTGTGTCGTGGGGATTCCCTGTTCCTATCTGATTTGCCGACAATGGTTGCAAGGTTTCGCATACAAAGTCACGATAAGCCCTTGGATTACCGTTTGCGTGATCGGGGTTTCTTTGCTACTGGTGGTTCTCGTCACCGGCTGGCAAATACGCCGGGCCACACGCCGAAACCCGATTGATACCCTTAAAACCGAATGA